In Desulfatiglans sp., the following are encoded in one genomic region:
- a CDS encoding aldehyde dehydrogenase, whose translation MKEFKLLINGKLVNALSGKRYPVINPANEETFTDLPLGGIDEVNMAVKAAGSAFPIWSKVPISERCRFVKEIATGIRENADELAQLDTLDHGTPAKMAFHMAMASASCLDFAAEAARTMMSEMIPASSNTLTYTRKEPVGVVALITPWNAPLMMICDKLGGILATGNTCIIKPPSIDSLEALKLAEIISKVNLPPGTVNIITGPGGLVGNALSSHPDVNMVAFTGSCETGKVIFENASRTVKKVGMELGGKNPYIVLEDADLDVALDKIVRSQYINTGMICAAPGRIYVHAKIYDEFINRFIEESKKITAGNPNDEKTFMGPVVSAEHRDKVEGLIKSGIEEGATLLLGGKRPTDPLLEKGYYILPTVFSNVTQEMKIYREEIFGPVACIVKFSSEDDVIRAANDNAFGLCAAVFTKDTAKGIRFANEIQAGTVWINEGLTASTDLPWGGYKESGFGKVSGVKGIHEFTQEKLVWIDLHGGKMQQMPG comes from the coding sequence ATGAAGGAATTCAAATTGCTGATAAATGGAAAACTGGTTAATGCATTATCCGGTAAGAGATATCCGGTCATCAATCCCGCAAATGAAGAAACATTTACAGATCTGCCTCTCGGGGGAATAGATGAGGTTAACATGGCAGTTAAAGCGGCTGGCTCGGCCTTCCCCATATGGTCAAAAGTCCCTATATCCGAAAGATGCAGGTTCGTAAAAGAAATCGCAACGGGCATAAGGGAAAATGCAGACGAGCTTGCACAACTTGATACCCTTGATCATGGCACTCCGGCAAAAATGGCATTTCACATGGCAATGGCCTCTGCTTCGTGTCTTGATTTTGCGGCTGAAGCAGCAAGAACTATGATGAGTGAGATGATCCCGGCGTCCAGTAATACCCTCACATACACCAGAAAAGAGCCTGTCGGAGTTGTTGCGCTTATCACCCCATGGAATGCACCCTTAATGATGATCTGTGATAAACTCGGCGGAATCCTGGCAACAGGCAACACCTGTATTATAAAGCCGCCAAGTATTGATTCCCTTGAGGCCCTGAAGCTTGCTGAAATTATCTCTAAAGTAAATCTTCCTCCAGGAACTGTAAATATAATAACCGGACCAGGCGGATTGGTTGGCAATGCCCTGTCATCACATCCTGATGTCAACATGGTTGCCTTTACCGGCAGTTGTGAAACCGGGAAGGTAATTTTTGAAAATGCGAGCAGGACAGTAAAGAAAGTCGGCATGGAACTCGGTGGTAAAAACCCCTATATCGTTCTTGAAGATGCTGACTTAGATGTTGCACTGGATAAAATAGTAAGGTCTCAGTATATAAATACAGGGATGATATGCGCGGCTCCTGGAAGAATATATGTTCATGCAAAAATATATGATGAATTTATTAATAGATTCATCGAAGAATCAAAAAAGATAACAGCAGGCAATCCCAATGATGAAAAGACATTCATGGGGCCGGTTGTAAGCGCTGAACACAGGGATAAGGTAGAAGGGCTTATCAAGTCAGGCATAGAAGAGGGTGCAACCCTTTTGCTCGGCGGAAAGAGACCGACTGATCCTTTACTTGAAAAGGGTTACTATATATTGCCCACGGTGTTCAGCAATGTAACGCAGGAAATGAAGATATACCGTGAAGAGATTTTTGGGCCGGTTGCATGTATTGTGAAATTCTCTTCTGAAGATGATGTTATCAGGGCTGCAAATGATAATGCCTTTGGCCTCTGTGCAGCAGTGTTCACTAAAGACACGGCTAAAGGCATCAGGTTTGCCAATGAGATTCAGGCGGGGACAGTATGGATAAATGAGGGATTAACCGCATCAACCGATCTTCCCTGGGGCGGTTATAAGGAAAGCGGATTCGGAAAGGTAAGCGGGGTAAAGGGCATTCATGAGTTTACACAGGAAAAACTTGTGTGGATTGACCTGCATGGCGGGAAAATGCAGCAGATGCCGGGCTAA
- a CDS encoding aldehyde dehydrogenase yields the protein MAEKFLSVSEYNLLPRVKAFLSKEVKNCINGKWQSAVGGETFEKKDPATNEVVAHASKSGIADVDMAVTAARRAFDDSPWKKMTGAERQDILLRFADLIDKNREELCQIECMDLGRPATDPGHCMMGINFSKYYAGLATKIAGETLVPMTLLPHVDQVFSYTLRQPVGVVAAVIPWNAPMPMFVSKVAPAIATGCTMVIKPASDTPLIAGRLMELLQEAGVPDGVVNLLQGPGGVVGSRLVSDPRINKITFTGSTEVGKSIAKAAMENLTRISLELGGKSPSIIFDDADMKSAPFEASMCVYHNCGQICVAGSRLFIQKKRFDEVVSAIQHRAETMKIGPGMDPENEMGPLINASQKVKVLQYMQKGIDSGARLVTGGKGIDRPGNFVRPTIFVDVDKKAAIYREEIFGPVLIATPFNTLEDLIPEANDTNYGLAANIWTKDLNNAIKTAAAVNAGMITINGATLPPDPNLPFGGFKQSGIGRENGKSAIDYHTEVKTVSIVL from the coding sequence ATGGCAGAGAAATTTTTATCAGTATCGGAATATAATTTATTGCCCAGGGTTAAGGCATTCCTTTCAAAGGAAGTTAAAAACTGCATTAATGGTAAATGGCAGAGCGCGGTGGGTGGCGAGACTTTTGAAAAAAAAGACCCTGCAACAAATGAAGTTGTTGCCCATGCATCAAAAAGCGGAATAGCTGATGTTGACATGGCTGTGACAGCGGCACGCAGGGCATTTGATGACTCTCCCTGGAAAAAGATGACCGGCGCGGAACGCCAGGATATACTCCTCAGATTTGCAGATCTTATTGATAAAAACCGTGAGGAGCTCTGTCAGATTGAGTGTATGGATCTGGGCAGGCCCGCAACTGATCCTGGACACTGTATGATGGGTATCAATTTTTCCAAATATTATGCTGGTCTTGCAACCAAGATCGCGGGTGAAACCCTTGTCCCTATGACACTTTTACCCCATGTGGATCAGGTTTTTTCATATACCCTTCGTCAGCCTGTTGGTGTTGTTGCTGCGGTTATTCCATGGAACGCACCAATGCCCATGTTTGTTAGCAAGGTTGCCCCTGCGATTGCGACCGGGTGCACAATGGTCATCAAACCTGCCTCGGATACACCCCTTATAGCAGGCAGACTCATGGAACTGTTACAGGAGGCCGGGGTGCCGGACGGGGTAGTGAATCTTCTGCAGGGGCCTGGCGGGGTAGTAGGTTCAAGGCTTGTTTCTGACCCGAGGATCAATAAAATTACATTTACCGGTTCAACAGAAGTGGGTAAAAGCATTGCCAAGGCTGCAATGGAGAACCTTACACGTATCTCCCTTGAATTGGGCGGCAAATCACCGAGCATCATATTTGATGATGCAGATATGAAATCAGCCCCTTTTGAGGCATCAATGTGTGTCTATCACAACTGCGGCCAGATCTGCGTTGCAGGTTCAAGGCTCTTTATTCAGAAAAAGCGTTTTGATGAGGTGGTAAGCGCCATCCAGCACAGGGCTGAAACCATGAAGATAGGCCCTGGCATGGACCCTGAAAATGAGATGGGGCCGCTTATAAACGCATCACAGAAGGTCAAGGTGCTCCAGTATATGCAGAAGGGTATTGATTCAGGCGCAAGGCTTGTTACAGGCGGTAAAGGCATAGACAGGCCCGGCAATTTTGTAAGACCAACCATATTTGTGGATGTTGATAAAAAGGCAGCAATCTATAGAGAAGAGATATTCGGGCCTGTACTTATAGCAACGCCTTTTAATACACTTGAAGACCTTATTCCAGAAGCCAATGACACAAACTATGGTCTGGCAGCCAATATCTGGACAAAGGATCTGAATAACGCCATCAAGACCGCTGCAGCGGTTAATGCAGGAATGATAACAATAAACGGGGCAACCCTGCCACCTGATCCAAACCTTCCCTTTGGAGGGTTCAAGCAGTCAGGCATTGGAAGAGAAAATGGTAAGTCAGCGATAGATTACCATACAGAGGTGAAGACAGTCAGTATTGTGCTGTAG
- a CDS encoding molybdopterin-dependent oxidoreductase encodes MTDDGIKKVRTTTWSGGPGCHGGCGVIAHIKDNKLVKIEGDPDHPMNRGRLCSRCLAMTQIVHHSERLTKPLKRIGERGENKWQEISWDEAFDYIEEKMNKIKAEYGPESMTFSMGTGRDVGAWICMLAYAFGSPNVSFAMSGNGCYSPRIAATEIVIGDYCIFDGGQWFPKGHDDPGYTVPECIVIWGYNIPASCPDNIFGHWVTDLMKKGSKVITIDPRLSFFASRSDKWLPLRPGTDGALAMGFLNIVIKEGLYDRDFVKKWTNAPHLIRQDTGKLLREIDIDPKGDTKNFVVWDKASCKTVIWDSGCAGYKAEVGEAALEGEFDITLASGAEIKTTTVWTKFCARAAEYPVEKVAQITWLKEKDIIEAAHLYAKSKPASIQWGLAIDSTPAVTPTATAIASLWSIMGNLDIPGGNPIARYAYNAVAYALPGAKGVIRLEDKEMDKKRIGYNDYGPFREFIWRTQTDKMFEQIFTEKPYPVKGMWLQCCNLIGGTGYDPKKWIEALKKLDFVAVTDIFMTPTCQMADIVLPATSFLEKDSIRSWWVPLQTINKAMTVDECRSLIEINFEMAKRFDPNFRWKTIHDLFDEILAPSGMTFKELQKKGWSIPPDGNPSAPYHRHERGLLRQDKNPGFQTHSGKVELYSTLREEWGLDPIPCYEEPPFTPISRPDLAEKYPLILSTGRRSPVFFLSEHRNIPWLREADPDPVVEIHPDTAKSLGIENGEWVWVENWMGKCKLKAKVTPIVPRWMVMAAHGWWFPEKEGAEPSLYGMWDSNINQLMPMGANGKDGLGTITKHLLCKVYKVNGEA; translated from the coding sequence ATGACTGATGACGGAATAAAGAAGGTCCGCACCACTACATGGTCAGGGGGACCTGGGTGCCACGGCGGATGCGGTGTTATAGCCCACATTAAGGATAATAAGCTTGTAAAGATAGAAGGTGACCCGGATCACCCCATGAACAGAGGCAGGCTCTGCTCCAGGTGTCTGGCCATGACACAGATTGTGCATCACTCTGAGAGGCTGACAAAGCCCCTTAAACGCATTGGCGAGAGAGGTGAAAACAAATGGCAGGAGATCTCCTGGGATGAGGCATTTGATTACATTGAAGAAAAGATGAATAAGATCAAGGCGGAATACGGCCCTGAAAGCATGACCTTTTCAATGGGCACAGGCCGCGATGTTGGGGCCTGGATATGTATGCTTGCCTATGCTTTCGGCAGCCCGAATGTCTCATTTGCCATGAGCGGAAATGGCTGTTATTCACCCAGGATTGCAGCCACAGAAATAGTTATAGGTGACTACTGCATATTTGATGGCGGTCAGTGGTTCCCAAAGGGCCATGACGACCCGGGCTATACGGTCCCTGAATGCATAGTCATATGGGGTTATAATATTCCGGCTTCATGCCCGGACAATATCTTTGGCCACTGGGTAACAGACCTGATGAAAAAGGGTTCCAAGGTTATCACAATAGACCCGCGCCTGAGTTTTTTTGCATCCAGGTCAGATAAATGGCTCCCGCTCAGACCAGGTACAGACGGCGCCCTTGCAATGGGCTTTCTGAATATTGTCATAAAGGAAGGGCTTTATGACAGAGACTTTGTAAAAAAATGGACAAACGCACCACACCTGATCAGACAAGACACAGGTAAGTTATTAAGGGAGATAGATATTGACCCGAAAGGCGATACCAAAAACTTTGTGGTATGGGATAAAGCCTCATGTAAAACTGTGATATGGGATTCAGGATGCGCTGGCTATAAAGCTGAGGTAGGTGAAGCAGCTCTTGAGGGTGAGTTTGATATAACCCTTGCCTCCGGTGCAGAAATAAAGACAACAACCGTCTGGACAAAGTTCTGCGCAAGGGCAGCGGAATACCCGGTTGAAAAGGTGGCTCAAATCACCTGGCTCAAAGAGAAGGACATAATAGAGGCGGCACACCTGTATGCGAAGAGCAAACCCGCATCCATCCAGTGGGGCCTTGCAATTGATTCCACACCTGCCGTAACACCCACAGCCACAGCCATTGCCTCATTATGGAGCATTATGGGGAACCTGGATATTCCGGGTGGAAACCCGATTGCGCGATATGCCTATAATGCAGTGGCCTATGCTTTGCCCGGCGCTAAAGGGGTAATCAGGCTGGAAGACAAAGAGATGGATAAAAAGCGGATAGGTTATAATGACTATGGCCCGTTCAGGGAATTCATCTGGAGAACCCAGACCGATAAGATGTTTGAGCAGATATTTACTGAAAAGCCCTACCCTGTTAAAGGTATGTGGCTCCAGTGCTGCAACCTTATAGGCGGCACAGGGTATGATCCTAAAAAATGGATAGAGGCCCTTAAAAAGCTGGATTTTGTGGCTGTTACCGATATCTTCATGACACCCACATGCCAGATGGCTGATATTGTGCTGCCTGCAACATCATTTCTTGAAAAGGACAGCATCAGAAGCTGGTGGGTGCCTTTGCAGACCATTAATAAGGCAATGACAGTAGATGAATGCAGGTCGCTTATTGAGATAAATTTTGAGATGGCAAAGAGGTTTGATCCTAACTTCAGATGGAAAACCATTCATGACCTGTTTGACGAGATACTTGCGCCGTCAGGTATGACATTTAAGGAGTTACAGAAAAAGGGGTGGTCAATACCCCCTGATGGAAACCCCAGCGCGCCATATCATCGACATGAAAGGGGCCTGTTAAGGCAGGATAAAAATCCCGGGTTCCAGACCCATTCAGGCAAGGTTGAACTCTATTCAACCCTGAGGGAGGAGTGGGGCCTTGACCCCATACCCTGCTATGAAGAACCCCCATTTACACCCATAAGCAGGCCTGACCTGGCTGAAAAATATCCACTTATCCTATCAACTGGTAGAAGATCACCGGTCTTTTTCCTATCGGAACACAGGAACATACCATGGTTAAGGGAGGCTGATCCTGATCCTGTTGTGGAAATCCACCCGGATACTGCAAAATCCCTTGGTATTGAAAACGGTGAATGGGTATGGGTGGAAAACTGGATGGGCAAATGCAAGCTCAAGGCAAAGGTCACACCTATTGTACCAAGGTGGATGGTAATGGCTGCACACGGCTGGTGGTTTCCTGAAAAGGAGGGTGCAGAACCTTCGCTTTATGGGATGTGGGATTCCAATATCAACCAGTTAATGCCCATGGGGGCAAACGGAAAAGATGGCCTTGGTACAATCACAAAGCATCTTTTATGTAAAGTTTACAAGGTGAATGGAGAGGCATAG
- a CDS encoding oxidoreductase, translated as MAKKPEYGLLIDYEYCTGCFACQVACAQEYKWPAGMGGIRVIEIVENLPNDKHYLKFMPIPTELCILCAGRTKKGEKPACVHHCMAACMKYGKIEELAKEINKPRMVLWAPRG; from the coding sequence ATGGCAAAAAAACCGGAATACGGACTACTGATAGATTATGAATACTGCACAGGGTGTTTTGCATGTCAGGTAGCATGCGCTCAGGAATATAAATGGCCGGCAGGCATGGGTGGCATCAGGGTTATTGAGATTGTGGAAAATCTCCCCAATGACAAACACTATTTAAAATTCATGCCCATACCGACAGAGTTGTGCATCCTCTGCGCAGGGAGAACAAAGAAGGGGGAAAAGCCTGCATGCGTTCATCACTGTATGGCAGCATGCATGAAGTATGGAAAGATAGAGGAACTGGCAAAAGAGATTAACAAGCCCAGAATGGTATTGTGGGCGCCAAGGGGGTAA
- a CDS encoding aminotransferase class V-fold PLP-dependent enzyme produces the protein MNPDIVYLDNAATTFPKPVGALDRMIELYKKKGVSPGRGSYDLAFEADDIVYDVRTRLGRLFNTPDPKRVIFTSNATDAINIVLQGMLKTGDHVVSTRLEHNSVLRPLYHLKKNGIITYDLVGFDPKGFIDLDDISKAIRENTRLVLINHVSNVLGTIQPIKEISEICAKRGVPFVIDAAQSAGVIPINMQDWNISAVAFTGHKSLLGPTGTGGLAVSPDLIIEPTRFGGTGVDSESPIHNETYPQRLEAGTINLIGIIGLSEGLKYIEQRGMEAIHKKEMELFIKLRDGLSNLETVECYCAANNENHVALISVNIKGMDPGDAGSILDADYNIAVRTGLHCAPLVHEGIGTFPRGTVRFSLGPFNTDEHIEKAIEAMTAIDRYSRT, from the coding sequence ATGAATCCTGATATTGTTTATCTTGATAATGCGGCCACCACCTTTCCGAAACCAGTGGGTGCACTGGATCGCATGATAGAATTATACAAAAAAAAAGGGGTCTCTCCGGGCAGGGGCAGCTATGACCTTGCCTTTGAGGCAGATGATATTGTTTACGATGTAAGGACAAGGCTTGGCCGCCTGTTTAATACGCCTGATCCAAAAAGGGTAATCTTTACATCAAACGCCACAGATGCAATCAATATTGTTTTACAGGGAATGTTAAAAACGGGCGATCATGTAGTATCAACCAGGCTTGAACATAACTCTGTATTAAGACCCCTGTATCACCTGAAGAAAAACGGCATTATTACATATGATCTGGTCGGCTTTGATCCCAAGGGTTTTATTGATCTGGATGATATCTCAAAGGCAATAAGAGAGAATACCAGGCTTGTACTCATTAACCATGTATCTAATGTGCTTGGGACTATCCAGCCAATTAAAGAGATCAGTGAAATCTGTGCAAAGAGAGGTGTACCTTTTGTAATTGATGCTGCACAGAGCGCTGGGGTAATACCAATCAATATGCAGGATTGGAATATCAGCGCTGTTGCATTTACAGGGCATAAATCCCTGCTTGGGCCAACAGGCACTGGCGGTCTTGCTGTATCCCCTGATCTTATCATTGAACCCACCCGTTTTGGCGGCACAGGGGTAGACTCTGAAAGCCCTATCCATAATGAGACATACCCGCAAAGGCTTGAGGCAGGCACAATAAACCTGATCGGTATTATTGGTCTGTCAGAAGGTCTGAAATATATTGAACAAAGAGGCATGGAGGCAATTCACAAAAAAGAGATGGAGCTCTTCATAAAGTTAAGGGATGGCCTGTCAAACCTTGAAACTGTGGAGTGCTACTGTGCAGCAAATAATGAAAACCATGTTGCCCTTATCTCAGTCAATATTAAGGGGATGGACCCCGGTGATGCTGGTTCTATCCTTGATGCGGATTATAACATTGCGGTCCGTACAGGGCTTCATTGCGCGCCCCTTGTTCATGAGGGTATCGGGACATTTCCAAGGGGGACAGTAAGATTCAGTCTGGGACCGTTTAATACGGATGAACACATAGAAAAAGCGATTGAGGCAATGACTGCCATTGACCGCTATAGCAGAACTTGA
- a CDS encoding TusE/DsrC/DsvC family sulfur relay protein, with amino-acid sequence MVQFEGSKPLTGDLSRVYREIAGKKILFDNEGFIWHPEDWTEEIAGILGAENGVDSFTEVQWKIILFLREFYFYNGRAPMNRDIKAATGMSFMEMEGLFPGGIKRGARRFAGLPNPKSCAGY; translated from the coding sequence ATGGTCCAGTTTGAAGGATCAAAACCGCTAACCGGCGATCTCTCCAGGGTATACAGGGAGATTGCCGGAAAAAAGATACTCTTTGATAATGAGGGTTTTATATGGCATCCTGAAGACTGGACAGAAGAGATAGCCGGGATACTTGGGGCTGAAAACGGAGTGGATAGTTTTACTGAAGTACAGTGGAAGATTATACTGTTTTTAAGAGAGTTTTATTTTTACAACGGCAGGGCGCCAATGAATCGTGATATAAAGGCCGCAACGGGGATGAGTTTTATGGAGATGGAGGGGCTCTTTCCCGGAGGCATAAAACGAGGCGCCCGCCGCTTTGCAGGTTTACCCAACCCCAAGTCATGCGCCGGTTACTAA
- a CDS encoding molybdopterin-dependent oxidoreductase, with the protein MQKVSLKINGRPYQFVVEPDKTLLDLLREDMHLTGTKQSCDRKVQCGACTVIVNKKAVKSCITKVANLQDADVITIEGLGTPDNPHLIQEAFVLSGAIQCGFCTPGMIMATKVLLDQNPDPTDDDIKKALARNLCRCTGYRKIFDAVKLSAKFLKGELTPDQVRPDPDGPKLGVSHPRPSAMIKACGVAQFGADIYPEGALELAVVRSIEEHAKIISIDTSVADKMPGVIGTMTAKDIKGTNRLRFIFNDQPILCDKKVRTLGDPIVIVAAETLKQALAAADAVKVVYEKLPVLKTVKEAMARDDVRVHDEFPNLVYQQPQIRGDAAKAFKEAKAVVECDFSTQMNHQAPLEPETTVAWLEGDEDPILVVSGRSIMIHTHMAALQEGLGYENMRYEEPYSGGQFGIKASITTEGISGAAALHFKRPVRYIPSIHESMLLSNKRHPFEMKVKLAADKDGHLTAYANDFIINNGAYMLLGIIVVGRSIEMFSGAYNIPNIEAMAKLVYTNDAAGGAARGAGPPQVNFALECAMDMLAEKIGMDPLEFRIKNSLKPGDSLSTGVVLIDDSTFPQVCEMIRPHYERAKKEAAKSKTGKIRRGVGLGAHSFGIGMPSDNAIAVVEMNEDNGVTIYTAAADPGEGNDSMFTQLAAHLLDLPLNKVRLVTRTTENTSETGPAASSRITYMVGGAMINGINEMLTAMKEAKTKTYEGLKKAGKATRYVGKKTTRVAELDPKTGQGASYETQVHNIQMAEVEVNTETGEVKVIRMTTSVDPGPVIHPINLEGQLEGGMDQGVGYALREEYIHGETKDWVTFKFPTFKTSFEMEIIPPLETPRKKGALGSIGVGEMTMVSTAPAVINAIHDACGVWITHLPATPDKVKKALAGK; encoded by the coding sequence ATGCAAAAAGTATCATTAAAAATCAATGGGAGGCCGTATCAGTTTGTTGTTGAACCTGATAAGACGCTGCTTGATCTGCTTCGTGAAGACATGCATCTTACCGGTACGAAGCAGTCGTGTGACAGGAAGGTGCAGTGCGGCGCCTGCACGGTAATAGTCAACAAAAAGGCTGTGAAATCCTGTATAACAAAGGTCGCCAATCTTCAGGACGCTGATGTAATTACCATTGAAGGGCTGGGCACCCCGGACAATCCCCATCTTATCCAGGAGGCATTTGTACTTTCAGGCGCCATTCAATGCGGTTTTTGTACACCGGGAATGATCATGGCAACAAAGGTATTGCTTGATCAGAACCCTGACCCGACTGATGATGATATAAAAAAGGCCCTTGCAAGAAACCTCTGTCGCTGTACAGGGTACAGGAAGATATTTGATGCGGTAAAACTCTCTGCCAAATTTCTTAAAGGTGAGCTTACGCCTGATCAGGTTCGTCCCGACCCTGATGGCCCCAAACTGGGTGTATCTCACCCGCGCCCATCAGCAATGATAAAGGCATGCGGTGTGGCACAGTTTGGCGCAGACATCTATCCTGAAGGGGCGCTTGAGCTTGCTGTTGTAAGAAGCATTGAAGAACACGCAAAGATAATATCCATTGATACTTCTGTTGCGGATAAGATGCCAGGGGTTATCGGCACAATGACCGCAAAAGACATAAAGGGCACCAACAGATTGAGATTTATATTTAATGACCAGCCGATCCTCTGTGATAAAAAGGTCAGGACCCTTGGTGACCCGATCGTGATAGTTGCGGCTGAGACCCTGAAACAGGCACTCGCTGCAGCCGATGCAGTAAAGGTTGTATATGAGAAACTGCCTGTGCTTAAGACCGTTAAGGAGGCAATGGCAAGGGATGATGTGAGGGTGCATGATGAATTTCCTAACCTTGTTTATCAGCAACCACAGATAAGGGGCGATGCAGCAAAGGCATTTAAAGAGGCGAAAGCAGTGGTTGAATGTGATTTTTCAACCCAGATGAATCATCAGGCACCTCTTGAGCCGGAAACAACTGTAGCATGGCTTGAGGGGGATGAAGACCCGATCCTTGTTGTTTCAGGCAGAAGCATCATGATCCATACCCATATGGCGGCCCTCCAGGAGGGGCTGGGGTATGAAAACATGAGGTATGAGGAGCCATATTCAGGCGGTCAGTTCGGGATCAAGGCATCCATCACCACTGAAGGCATATCAGGCGCTGCTGCATTGCATTTCAAGAGGCCTGTAAGGTATATCCCGAGCATTCATGAATCCATGCTACTGAGCAACAAACGTCATCCATTTGAAATGAAGGTAAAGCTTGCCGCTGATAAAGATGGCCACCTCACCGCATATGCAAATGACTTCATAATTAATAACGGCGCATATATGCTACTGGGCATAATTGTTGTCGGGCGCTCTATAGAAATGTTTTCGGGGGCATACAATATCCCCAATATTGAAGCAATGGCAAAACTCGTTTACACAAACGATGCGGCAGGCGGGGCAGCGCGCGGCGCAGGGCCACCCCAGGTAAATTTTGCCCTTGAATGCGCCATGGATATGCTGGCGGAAAAGATAGGCATGGACCCGCTTGAGTTCAGGATCAAAAACTCACTCAAACCGGGTGACAGCCTTTCAACAGGCGTGGTGCTCATTGATGACTCAACATTCCCGCAGGTCTGTGAGATGATCAGACCCCACTATGAAAGGGCAAAGAAGGAGGCTGCAAAGTCAAAGACAGGTAAGATCAGGCGCGGGGTTGGTCTTGGCGCCCATTCCTTTGGTATCGGTATGCCCAGTGACAACGCCATTGCAGTAGTTGAGATGAACGAGGATAACGGCGTAACAATATACACTGCCGCTGCTGACCCCGGGGAAGGAAACGACTCCATGTTTACACAGCTTGCAGCCCATCTTCTTGATCTGCCACTCAATAAGGTAAGGCTTGTAACAAGGACAACTGAAAATACCTCTGAAACAGGCCCTGCTGCAAGCAGCCGTATCACCTACATGGTTGGCGGAGCCATGATCAATGGTATTAATGAGATGCTTACCGCCATGAAAGAGGCTAAAACCAAAACATATGAAGGTCTGAAGAAGGCGGGAAAGGCCACCAGGTATGTTGGTAAAAAGACCACCCGTGTTGCAGAACTTGATCCCAAGACAGGGCAGGGCGCCTCATATGAGACACAGGTTCACAATATCCAGATGGCAGAGGTTGAGGTCAATACAGAGACAGGTGAAGTGAAGGTAATCAGGATGACCACATCTGTTGACCCTGGCCCGGTTATCCATCCAATCAACCTGGAAGGACAGCTTGAGGGCGGTATGGATCAGGGTGTAGGCTATGCTTTAAGGGAAGAGTATATCCATGGTGAGACAAAGGACTGGGTAACCTTCAAGTTCCCGACATTTAAGACATCATTTGAGATGGAGATAATACCCCCACTTGAAACACCCCGTAAAAAGGGCGCTTTAGGTTCAATTGGTGTTGGAGAAATGACAATGGTATCAACAGCCCCGGCTGTGATCAATGCCATTCATGACGCATGCGGGGTCTGGATAACCCATCTTCCGGCAACACCGGATAAGGTAAAAAAGGCCCTGGCAGGTAAATAA
- a CDS encoding HNH nuclease family protein, which produces MDEIVSKARRAQEDKMKGYREKSLSIHPWVCARCGMEFTQKNLHLLTVHHRDHDHDNNPPDGSNWENLCVYCHDNEHRRYTDHLQGEMPDSGAVKSETVTHKPFAALADLLKKK; this is translated from the coding sequence ATGGATGAGATAGTGTCAAAGGCACGCCGTGCTCAGGAAGACAAGATGAAGGGGTACCGTGAGAAATCATTATCTATCCATCCCTGGGTGTGCGCCCGCTGCGGAATGGAATTTACCCAGAAAAATCTTCATCTTTTGACAGTGCACCATAGAGATCATGATCATGATAATAATCCGCCTGATGGAAGCAACTGGGAAAACCTGTGCGTATACTGTCATGATAATGAACACAGGAGATACACTGATCACCTTCAGGGTGAAATGCCTGATTCAGGGGCAGTAAAATCCGAAACTGTTACACATAAGCCCTTTGCAGCCCTTGCAGATCTGCTTAAAAAAAAATAA